The Montipora capricornis isolate CH-2021 chromosome 1, ASM3666992v2, whole genome shotgun sequence genome contains a region encoding:
- the LOC138045156 gene encoding INO80 complex subunit C-like, with amino-acid sequence MASNRSKKNKRSQSPASASCPIPSKRKRPLTPFVADEVESNSSSRSSLSSFSAVSETSINANGQFVFKDGNFEHSGVNAGKKKIWKNLKQIMGLERGLPWKQDDPTYSSIDAPPSFKPEKKYADLSGLPAKYKDPSTGIQYNNSMEFSSIRGLPMDIVSGYLALRKAAPT; translated from the exons ATGGCTTCTAACAGGAGCAAGAAAAATAAACGATCTCAAAGCCCGGCTTCGGCTTCTTGCCCAATCCCAAGCAAACGAAAAAGGCCATTAACG CCTTTTGTGGCAGACGAAGTTGAGTCGAACTCAAGTAGTCGAAGTAGCCTGTCATCTTTTAGTGCCGTGAGCGAAACAAGCATCAATGCAAATGGCCAATTTGTCTTTAAAGATGGTAATTTTGAG CACTCTGGAGTTAATGCAGGCAAAAAAAAGATTTGGAAAAATTTAAAACAGATAATGGGCTTAGAAAGAGGATTGCCATGGAAACAAGATGATCCCACTT ATAGCAGTATTGATGCACCACCATCATTCAAACCAGAAAAGAAATATGCCGATCTTTCAGGTTTACCG gcTAAGTACAAAGATCCAAGCACAGGCATTCAATACAACAATTCCATGGAATTTAGTTCTATTCGGGGCTTGCCCATGGATATCGTCAGTGGCTATCTTGCACTTCGAAAAGCTGCCCCTACATAA
- the LOC138045152 gene encoding induced myeloid leukemia cell differentiation protein Mcl-1 homolog, producing MSISGFRKFIFSLSQELSADNLTSMKYLLRDSLTTREIEGINCATDLLVLLEQRNELGRNNCSLFKDLLSEIQRLDLVRKLEDFDRKQLTVNDRIEYDGIENLGYRSVNNADQNGNVTDGEHVSEESGRNDDCRSRDLREKTTSSTTMKNHMKDIHELVCDYIYYNKLGKEAYRADTKAAATLRQVGKEVESRYPSLLKTMCERLETNASKAEVAFRNVVDEVFSDGVNWGRIVAVVCFASELAVSSSQHGTDVVDNIVGWLSEYLSKGTVGEWIIKTGGWEAFVEHWKVPDTFWWLRTSITIDSASVGLGSLATLLYRDFVKR from the exons ATGAGCATTTCGGGCTTTAGAAAGTTTATCTTCTCACTCTCGCAAGAGTTATCGGCAGACAATTTGACTTCTATGAAGTACCTGCTTAGAGATTCATTGACAACGAGGGAAATTGAAGGGATAAACTGCGCCACAGATTTACTTGTTTTGCTTGAACAAAGAAATGAACTGGGAAGAAACAATTGCAGTCTTTTCAAGGATCTTCTCTCAGAGATCCAGCGACTGGACCTTGTTAGAAAACTGGAGGATTTCGACAGAAAGCAGCTTACAGTTAATGATCGTATTGAATACGACGGGATCGAGAATCTCGGATATCGCTCTGTAAACAATGCAGACCAGAATGGTAATGTTACAGACGGCGAGCATGTCTCTGAAGAGTCCGGCCGTAACGACGATTGTAGATCTCGTG ATCTGAGGGAAAAAACAACATCTAGCACAACGATGAAGAACCACATGAAAGATATACATGAATTGGTTTGTGACTACATTTACTACAACAAGTTGGGAAAGGAAGCCTACCGAGCAGACACCAAAGCTGCTGCAACGCTGCGCCAAGTGGGAAAAGAGGTGGAATCAAGGTACCCAAGTTTATTGAAAACCATGTGTGAAAGACTTGAAACCAATGCCTCTAAGGCAGAAGTTGCTTTCAGAAATGTGGTAGATGAAGTATTCTCCGATGGAGTTAACTGGGGCCGTATCGTAGCTGTGGTCTGTTTTGCCTCTGAACTTGCTGTTTCCTCTAGTCAACATGGGACTGATGTTGTTGACAATATTGTTGGATGGCTATCAGAGTATTTGAGCAAGGGGACCGTAGGAGAATGGATCATAAAAACAGGAGGATGGGAAGCCTTTGTTGAACACTGGAAAGTGCCTGATACATTTTGGTGGCTCCGGACCAGCATTACCATTGATTCTGCATCAGTTGGACTGGGCTCCCTTGCCACTCTGCTCTATCGAGACTTTGTGAAACGCTAG